Proteins found in one Triticum urartu cultivar G1812 chromosome 4, Tu2.1, whole genome shotgun sequence genomic segment:
- the LOC125550655 gene encoding 50S ribosomal protein L25, with product MAQCLRGKGGAAAVGEALRKAAPWRREASASYHHTIQAVPRETAGPRAAARERRNGNVPAVLLTLAGAGPGEGVAHRKLLTTDKKQLAEMLKQSPYFLSTPVRLQVRAGERSTAVVHSGTVLPIKVQTDESTGNILNLVMVEADEGTMLKVNLPVVFKGEDVCPGLKKGGFLQKIRTSLVYLCPAEHIPPKIEVDLTNVDIGDRVLMQDIHVHPSLKLLSKNETMPVCKVLSSKPAE from the exons ATGGCGCAGTGTCTCCGGGGCAAGGgcggcgccgccgccgtcggGGAGGCGCTCCGCAAGGCGGCCCCGTGGCGGCGGGAGGCCTCGGCGTCCTACCACCACACGATCCAGGCGGTGCCGCGGGAGACGGCCGGACCCCGCGCGGCGGCGCGCGAGCGTCGCAACGGCAATGTCCCGGCCGTGCTGCTCACCCTGGCCGGCGCCGGACCCGGAGAAGGGGTCGCCCACCGGAAGCTCCTCACCACCGACAAGAAGCAGCTCGCGGAGATGCTGAAGCAGTCGCCGTACTTCCTATCCACCCCGGTCCGCCTCCAGGTCCGCGCCGGCGAGCGGTCCACCGCCGTCGTGCACTCTGGCACCGTACTCCCAATCAAG GTGCAGACAGATGAATCCACAGGGAATATATTGAACTTGGTGATGGTGGAAGCAGATGAAGGAACGATGCTGAAGGTGAATTTGCCCGTAGTGTTCAAAGGGGAGGATGTCTGCCCTGGGTTAAAGAAAG GTGGCTTCTTGCAGAAAATCAGGACCAGCTTGGTGTATCTCTGCCCGGCCGAGCACATCCCTCCAAAAATCGAGGTGGACCTGACAAATGTTGACATTGGGGATAGAGTGTTAATGCAAGATATCCATGTCCATCCATCGCTCAAGTTACTGAGTAAAAACGAGACGATGCCCGTCTGCAAGGTCCTGTCCTCCAAGCCAGCCGAGTAG
- the LOC125550656 gene encoding LOB domain-containing protein 36-like: protein MSSSNSPCAACKLLRRKCTQGCVFAPYFPPDQPAKFANVHKVFGASNVSKLLNEIPVAQREDAVNSLAYEAEARLRDPVYGCVAYISVLQLKIKQVREEIANARKELAGYIGQAAYAPVVPVQHPHAQYAAAGMGLVQPHPHPHQQMAMQQQQHPYHQQQIAEAQHLAAVVEVARAGQQQQQQQHHHQHQQHEMMMMRQTYANVHGGAAAGPTVAVEPPQQAAAYDGTAPFLIQQQASPSALTYRMEEPSPPPQSSGHSHVDMSHAPQQQRHQHTDGSDEGSGGAPTA, encoded by the coding sequence ATGTCGTCGTCGAACTCGCCGTGCGCGGCGTGCAAGCTGCTGAGGCGCAAGTGCACGCAGGGGTGCGTGTTCGCGCCCTACTTCCCGCCGGACCAGCCGGCCAAGTTCGCCAACGTGCACAAGGTGTTCGGCGCCAGCAACGTCTCCAAGCTGCTCAACGAGATCCCCGTGGCGCAGCGGGAGGACGCCGTCAACTCGCTCGCCTACGAGGCCGAGGCGCGCCTGCGCGACCCCGTCTACGGCTGCGTCGCCTACATCTCCGTCCTCCAGCTCAAGATCAAGCAGGTGCGCGAGGAGATCGCCAACGCGCGCAAGGAGCTCGCCGGCTACATCGGCCAGGCCGCCTACGCGCCCGTCGTCCCCGTGCAGCACCCCCACGCGCAGTACGCCGCCGCCGGCATGGGCCTCGTCCAGCCCCACCCGCACCCGCACCAGCAGATGGCgatgcagcagcagcagcacccGTACCACCAGCAGCAGATCGCCGAGGCGCAGCACCTGGCGGCCGTCGTCGAGGTGGCGCGCGCcgggcagcagcagcagcagcagcagcatcaccaCCAGCACCAGCAGCACGAGATGATGATGATGCGCCAGACCTACGCCAACGTCCACGGCGGGGCCGCCGCCGGGCCAACGGTGGCCGTCGAGCCTCCCCAGCAGGCCGCGGCCTACGACGGCACCGCCCCGTTCCTCATCCAGCAGCAAGCGTCGCCTTCCGCCCTGACCTACCGCATGGAGGAgccgtccccgccgccgcagTCCTCGGGCCACTCCCACGTCGACATGTCCCACGcgccgcagcagcagcgtcatCAGCACACGGACGGCAGCGACGAGGGGAGCGGGGGCGCCCCGACGGCCTGA